A window of the Pseudoalteromonas sp. A25 genome harbors these coding sequences:
- a CDS encoding two-component regulator propeller domain-containing protein yields the protein MKQSLVFSTLLALTLIVVLQNNTWAKTVHPSLKVEYVSANNGLLNPQIYALAKDSKGFMWFASADGIIRYDGYQFITYKNDISRPDSLSANSVSSILFDSKGKLWVGTWGGGLNLLTASQSFLHLKHDSTEETSLGSDKIQTLFESRDGTLWVGTNGGGLNQLQRGELSFKRFIHDVSDPHFQSKNRVWSISEDAQGAIWYGTSHGLQKLDRRSAQISSFDMHSSELDHQEIRYVSFDSNGQMWLATRRSFGAFYPATGRYQVYDLPNEKLPSVSGMLHHNGDIILSTFAGIYRFSIAQRQFINTANMPQLALLPSRDVRQVLVDETGLFWAATRYSGVVKIYPQPPTFISHQDFLQEYILAGLFRQVFSMIEARQGGVWLGTGRGLVHFDAKQHFTPFTERSRLTDDYRLRIHKLARDQAGQLFVATNFGLYRVDELSKKLHLMPLPWLDDKRHSIEDIVFDHNGWAWVIPTGQNSVSKWRLGTDQYQFLFPHVDANFLFVDSEQRVWAGTDGEGVFRVESDGRNLVQFISQRDSASLSNNYVNQAIELNGKIWFATNSGLTSYDMASRNFQRVNNTGFDSSFAVKSIIADKNGFLWLATSSGIYKLDTKTNVFHRFTTHDGLASNHFLVGAQVQFDDQIMFGSIDGITRFLPGEVSVNRTVPKLVFTQANVDGRDIADLGERITLAPDSHILTVYFSALDYQATEDNRYRTWLVGYQAGWTDITASHEVSYRDLPPGEYELRVQGSNNHGVWNKQGISIKVVRAPAWYQTRWFQISAPVLFIMILASIIFWRFKRLSIAGAKLEQKIAQRTQDIIVLAEVGKDAAASHDMSKICHTINEHLSNTLDFELFAVGLYQHSEQIIEFIYAEKDRNRVSLLEVNISQTAIAESVCMKHGAELSLDSNEAWQAYDLLPSDSLNGERTQSVFCMPLIVDGKVLGVFSIQSSRGGAFSDSQLSILRVVGNHLAVALANSLSYGELKEAEQRMELAMHGANMGAWEWDSFKDILLTNSVWSTMLGYLSHELEQKHGKSIARWRALVHPDDFDHVQNTLFAYFKKQSSMFRCEFRMRTADDKWKWVLSIGRSFHQENRTQKRSIFGINMDITDAKTLEAALKQAKETAESATQAKSDFLSNMSHEIRTPMNAIIGMSYLVLDTELNRKQRNYLEKIHRSAESLLGIINDILDFSKIEAGKLDIEAVPFALEEVLSNCVDVLSVKAQEKGLKMSVSLDPQIPEQLYGDPLRISQVLLNLGSNAIKFTESGGQVTFNVTLDQQSAEQVTIAIAVIDTGIGMTQAQQHKLFESFSQADASITRKFGGTGLGLAISQKLVALMGGRIECQSTPEIGSTFSFAITLQSRSGQLIAPPKLAISNALLVDDDQYTSRALSRYLEHANLQVQSFSSTQLAQIEPQLMQANVLFIDQYVERALSLIAKFKLSNPQGYVVLMADFDTDHLQYIAAQHSRVRLLTKPIFPSVLYHELAVLIGINNDTDSNAFVKHESAQPLLNKSLLLVEDNELNQELAVALLAKHGAHVEVASNGQQALDWLQEQAFDGVLMDCQMPLMDGYETTRLIRAQPNFINLPIIAMTASVTKDNQHAVKTCGMNDIIFKPINIGDMITTIVRWVAPEQPILELAITHIDDKEIKEFNHINGLDAIAGLQVADGDIELYIQLLRRFVDKEAVFIDQLANLLTTAEQDKDQTFHWAHTLKALAGNIGANELQKAASQLEQACLENSRDLYLYLQAINECLPHLMHHIKRALSKVKSGSNITTDSSRVDVQQDTQSIQEKFSLLNSMLTDSDTGAADVVDELMSVLPQAHYQSQLLALVKCLDEYDFESAHAVLQLLLTQWRVDHNIDE from the coding sequence GTGAAACAATCGTTAGTCTTTAGTACTTTATTGGCTCTGACACTTATTGTTGTTTTGCAAAACAACACTTGGGCAAAAACAGTACATCCGTCACTGAAAGTAGAGTATGTTTCTGCCAATAATGGTCTTTTAAATCCACAAATTTATGCGTTAGCCAAAGACTCAAAAGGCTTTATGTGGTTTGCAAGCGCAGACGGCATTATACGTTATGATGGATATCAATTTATTACCTACAAAAACGACATTAGCAGGCCTGATTCATTATCAGCGAACAGCGTATCGAGTATCTTATTTGATAGTAAGGGTAAACTCTGGGTCGGCACATGGGGAGGTGGGCTGAATCTACTTACTGCTTCTCAATCATTTTTGCACCTCAAGCACGATAGTACAGAAGAGACGTCGTTGGGATCTGATAAAATTCAAACGTTGTTTGAAAGTCGAGATGGTACTTTATGGGTGGGTACAAACGGAGGTGGGCTAAATCAACTACAAAGAGGTGAGCTGAGTTTTAAGCGTTTTATTCATGATGTCAGTGACCCGCATTTTCAGAGCAAAAACCGAGTCTGGAGTATCAGTGAAGATGCCCAAGGCGCAATTTGGTACGGCACCTCACATGGTCTGCAAAAGCTAGACCGGCGATCCGCTCAGATCAGCAGCTTTGATATGCACTCCAGTGAGTTAGACCATCAAGAAATTAGGTACGTATCATTTGATAGCAACGGGCAAATGTGGCTCGCGACGCGGCGCAGCTTTGGTGCGTTTTACCCAGCAACGGGTCGATATCAAGTTTATGATTTACCAAATGAAAAATTACCTAGCGTATCGGGTATGCTGCATCATAACGGTGACATTATATTGTCGACGTTTGCTGGCATATATCGGTTTTCTATCGCGCAGCGCCAGTTTATAAACACGGCGAATATGCCGCAGTTGGCACTGCTGCCCAGTCGCGATGTTAGGCAAGTTTTGGTCGATGAAACGGGACTCTTTTGGGCGGCGACGCGTTATTCTGGAGTTGTGAAAATTTACCCTCAACCACCCACATTTATATCTCATCAAGATTTTTTACAAGAATACATACTTGCTGGGTTGTTTCGTCAAGTATTCAGTATGATTGAGGCTCGCCAGGGAGGGGTGTGGCTAGGCACAGGGCGAGGCCTTGTACATTTTGATGCGAAGCAGCACTTTACACCTTTTACAGAGCGTTCTCGGTTAACAGATGATTATCGGTTGCGCATTCATAAACTGGCGCGTGATCAAGCCGGTCAATTGTTCGTGGCAACAAACTTTGGTCTTTATCGTGTTGATGAACTGAGTAAAAAATTACATTTGATGCCATTGCCTTGGCTTGATGATAAACGCCATTCGATCGAAGATATTGTGTTCGACCATAACGGCTGGGCTTGGGTGATCCCAACCGGTCAAAATTCAGTGAGCAAGTGGCGTTTAGGCACTGATCAATATCAGTTTTTATTTCCCCATGTTGACGCAAACTTCTTATTCGTCGATAGCGAGCAACGGGTTTGGGCGGGAACTGATGGAGAAGGTGTCTTTCGAGTTGAATCAGACGGACGAAACTTGGTGCAATTTATTTCGCAAAGAGATAGCGCAAGTTTAAGTAATAACTATGTTAATCAAGCCATTGAACTCAATGGTAAAATATGGTTTGCAACTAATAGTGGGTTGACGAGCTATGATATGGCAAGTCGTAATTTCCAGCGTGTTAATAACACAGGGTTTGACTCTTCTTTTGCTGTTAAATCCATTATTGCAGATAAAAACGGTTTTTTATGGTTGGCGACATCAAGTGGTATATACAAGCTTGATACAAAAACGAATGTCTTTCATCGCTTTACCACACATGATGGTTTAGCAAGTAATCATTTTTTGGTGGGGGCTCAAGTACAATTTGATGATCAAATTATGTTTGGCAGCATTGATGGCATCACCCGCTTTTTGCCCGGTGAGGTGAGTGTAAATCGCACCGTACCAAAGCTCGTCTTTACTCAAGCAAATGTGGATGGGCGCGATATCGCTGATTTGGGTGAACGTATTACCCTTGCCCCAGACAGCCATATTTTAACCGTTTATTTTTCGGCGCTCGACTATCAAGCCACTGAAGATAATCGTTACCGAACTTGGCTGGTGGGTTATCAAGCAGGGTGGACTGACATTACCGCTAGTCATGAAGTGAGTTATCGAGATTTGCCGCCTGGTGAATATGAGCTGCGAGTACAGGGCAGCAACAATCATGGTGTATGGAACAAGCAAGGTATTTCGATAAAAGTAGTGCGCGCGCCGGCATGGTATCAAACTCGTTGGTTTCAAATATCTGCCCCTGTACTTTTTATAATGATACTTGCGAGTATTATTTTCTGGCGTTTCAAGCGCCTAAGTATTGCTGGGGCAAAGTTGGAACAAAAAATCGCTCAGCGAACTCAAGATATTATCGTGCTCGCAGAGGTGGGTAAAGATGCTGCTGCAAGTCATGATATGAGCAAAATTTGTCATACAATCAATGAGCATCTGAGCAATACCCTTGACTTTGAGCTGTTTGCTGTAGGGCTTTACCAGCACAGCGAGCAAATAATAGAGTTCATTTATGCAGAAAAAGATCGTAACCGAGTGTCGTTACTTGAGGTAAATATAAGTCAAACAGCAATCGCAGAGAGTGTTTGCATGAAACATGGCGCAGAATTGTCACTTGATAGCAATGAGGCTTGGCAAGCATATGATTTGCTGCCATCAGACAGTCTCAATGGAGAGCGCACGCAATCAGTGTTTTGTATGCCTTTGATTGTAGATGGTAAAGTGTTGGGTGTGTTCTCAATACAATCAAGTAGAGGCGGGGCATTTAGCGACTCCCAGTTAAGTATTCTACGCGTTGTTGGCAATCATTTGGCGGTGGCATTAGCCAATTCTTTATCTTACGGTGAGCTTAAGGAAGCGGAGCAACGTATGGAGTTGGCGATGCATGGTGCGAATATGGGGGCTTGGGAGTGGGATAGCTTTAAAGATATCTTGCTAACGAATAGCGTATGGTCAACCATGCTTGGTTACCTTTCTCATGAGTTAGAGCAAAAGCATGGTAAAAGTATTGCTCGTTGGCGAGCACTTGTTCACCCCGATGACTTTGATCATGTACAAAATACACTGTTTGCATATTTTAAAAAACAGTCATCGATGTTTCGCTGCGAGTTTAGGATGCGCACCGCGGATGATAAGTGGAAATGGGTACTTAGTATAGGTCGCAGCTTTCACCAAGAAAACCGTACGCAAAAACGAAGTATATTTGGTATCAATATGGACATCACCGATGCCAAAACATTAGAAGCCGCGTTAAAACAGGCCAAAGAAACGGCTGAGAGTGCAACACAAGCGAAGTCTGATTTCTTATCTAATATGTCTCATGAAATTCGCACGCCTATGAATGCAATTATTGGCATGAGTTATTTGGTTTTAGACACAGAGCTTAATCGAAAACAGCGAAATTACTTAGAAAAAATCCACCGTAGTGCAGAATCGTTGTTGGGGATCATTAACGATATATTAGACTTTTCAAAAATTGAAGCAGGCAAACTTGATATTGAAGCCGTGCCGTTTGCACTGGAAGAAGTGCTATCAAATTGTGTTGATGTATTGAGTGTTAAGGCACAGGAGAAGGGGTTGAAAATGAGCGTGTCGCTAGACCCGCAAATCCCCGAGCAGCTGTATGGGGATCCACTAAGAATTAGTCAGGTTTTGTTAAACTTGGGTAGTAATGCCATCAAATTTACCGAGTCAGGTGGGCAAGTTACCTTTAATGTCACTTTGGATCAGCAATCGGCTGAGCAGGTGACGATAGCTATCGCTGTAATTGACACTGGTATCGGCATGACACAAGCGCAGCAGCATAAGTTGTTTGAGTCATTCAGCCAAGCCGATGCTTCCATTACCCGTAAGTTTGGTGGAACTGGTCTTGGACTAGCGATTAGTCAGAAGCTTGTCGCACTAATGGGTGGACGGATCGAATGTCAGAGTACACCTGAGATTGGTAGTACATTTTCTTTTGCAATAACACTACAAAGTCGATCAGGGCAATTAATTGCTCCGCCAAAGTTGGCGATAAGCAATGCCTTGTTAGTAGATGATGACCAATATACAAGCCGAGCGCTATCCCGTTATTTAGAACATGCTAATTTGCAAGTACAAAGTTTTAGTAGCACGCAACTGGCCCAAATTGAGCCGCAGTTAATGCAGGCGAATGTGTTGTTTATCGATCAATATGTTGAACGAGCGCTATCACTCATAGCAAAGTTTAAACTTAGTAATCCACAGGGGTATGTTGTTTTAATGGCTGACTTTGATACTGACCACTTGCAGTACATCGCAGCACAGCACAGCCGTGTGAGATTGCTGACTAAGCCTATTTTTCCAAGCGTTCTTTACCACGAACTTGCGGTGCTTATCGGAATAAACAATGATACCGATAGCAATGCGTTTGTTAAACACGAAAGTGCTCAGCCACTGCTGAATAAAAGCCTACTTCTGGTTGAGGATAATGAATTAAATCAAGAGCTTGCTGTAGCTCTGTTGGCTAAGCATGGTGCGCATGTTGAAGTGGCGAGTAATGGTCAACAAGCCTTGGATTGGTTGCAAGAGCAGGCATTTGATGGTGTATTGATGGATTGCCAAATGCCCTTAATGGATGGCTATGAGACAACTCGGTTAATCCGGGCCCAGCCGAATTTTATAAATTTGCCCATCATCGCCATGACGGCCAGTGTGACCAAAGATAATCAGCATGCAGTAAAAACGTGTGGGATGAACGATATTATTTTTAAACCAATCAATATCGGCGACATGATAACGACAATAGTACGCTGGGTGGCACCTGAGCAGCCAATTCTTGAGCTTGCAATAACGCATATTGATGACAAGGAAATTAAAGAATTTAATCATATCAATGGTCTAGATGCCATAGCAGGTTTGCAAGTTGCCGATGGGGATATAGAGTTGTATATACAACTTTTGAGGCGCTTTGTTGATAAAGAAGCTGTGTTTATAGATCAGTTGGCTAATTTACTGACAACTGCTGAGCAAGACAAAGATCAAACTTTCCATTGGGCTCATACACTTAAAGCGTTAGCGGGTAATATTGGCGCGAATGAGTTGCAAAAAGCCGCATCTCAATTAGAGCAAGCATGCCTTGAGAATAGTCGCGATCTATATTTGTATCTGCAAGCGATCAACGAATGTTTGCCGCATTTAATGCATCATATTAAGCGCGCGCTGAGTAAGGTAAAATCTGGCTCTAACATCACCACAGACTCAAGTAGAGTTGATGTGCAACAAGATACGCAGAGTATCCAGGAGAAATTTTCGTTGCTGAACAGCATGTTGACTGACAGCGATACGGGGGCTGCGGATGTCGTTGATGAACTAATGAGTGTGTTGCCGCAGGCTCATTACCAATCTCAGTTGCTAGCGTTGGTAAAGTGCCTGGATGAATATGACTTTGAGAGTGCACATGCCGTGTTGCAGTTACTGCTAACGCAATGGCGGGTCGATCATAACATTGATGAGTAA
- a CDS encoding response regulator — MNSLTNKMTVLIVDPFEAFRAMISKVLNEMEEITVIQSSHGNDALEKLAYNDVDLIIAEWQLSGLSGIEFLTQVRTNQRTKHIPFLMTSSTIEQSHVVRAIQCGVSEFVVKPFSSKQLKSRIERALCRPVREYQGEVNQEEEKALDQKIQLLIVDDVADNIKVISDILRKDYKVRAALNGKKALQICRAEPQPDIVLLDIMMPEVDGLQVCQQLKSDPNTQHITIIFLSALEQTEHVVKGLSLGAVDYITKPANPAIVKSRVQAHCRGIQSNRLMRDQIDTMLENARLRDEFDNLNQNEISKPIKHIKSACGLLANHLNHPQRAMPYLSEIQLNCNQLQLHLDSISALSAIEKGDYELTSKSHNLAPIIDNVLENLAGMLKHYKISAHTSVDKTFTFYGDADLTFALLMHLTKNAIEASSKRPSININSSESEDFIVITIHNSDTVPHQVRTQFFEKFVSYGKPDHLGMGTYAARRLCEAQGGTVAFRTDEGLGTEVFVHLPIKK, encoded by the coding sequence ATGAATTCTCTTACCAATAAAATGACAGTGCTGATCGTTGACCCATTCGAAGCATTTCGTGCCATGATCAGTAAAGTGCTTAACGAAATGGAAGAGATCACAGTAATACAAAGCTCTCATGGAAACGATGCCCTAGAAAAGCTAGCTTACAATGATGTGGATCTGATTATTGCTGAGTGGCAGTTATCAGGCCTATCTGGAATAGAGTTTTTAACCCAAGTTCGCACAAACCAACGCACTAAGCACATTCCATTTTTAATGACCTCCTCTACTATAGAGCAATCCCATGTAGTGAGAGCTATACAATGTGGTGTATCTGAGTTTGTGGTCAAACCCTTTTCAAGCAAACAGCTTAAATCAAGGATTGAGCGTGCGCTTTGCCGACCTGTTCGAGAATATCAAGGAGAGGTTAACCAAGAGGAAGAGAAAGCTTTAGATCAAAAAATTCAATTACTTATCGTTGATGATGTTGCAGATAATATCAAAGTGATCAGTGATATTTTACGTAAAGATTATAAAGTGCGCGCTGCGTTAAATGGTAAAAAAGCACTGCAAATTTGCCGTGCTGAGCCCCAACCCGATATTGTCTTATTAGATATCATGATGCCCGAAGTAGATGGCTTGCAAGTGTGCCAACAACTAAAGTCAGACCCCAATACACAGCATATCACCATCATTTTCTTAAGTGCACTAGAGCAGACGGAGCATGTAGTTAAAGGTCTATCTCTTGGAGCCGTTGATTATATCACCAAGCCTGCCAACCCAGCTATTGTAAAATCAAGGGTACAGGCGCATTGTCGGGGTATTCAATCAAATAGACTAATGCGTGACCAGATAGATACCATGCTTGAAAATGCACGACTCAGAGATGAGTTTGACAACCTCAATCAAAATGAAATATCAAAGCCTATCAAGCACATTAAAAGCGCCTGTGGTCTTTTGGCAAACCACTTAAACCATCCGCAAAGAGCCATGCCCTACCTCAGTGAAATTCAATTAAATTGCAACCAATTACAGCTGCATTTAGATAGTATTTCGGCCCTCAGCGCAATCGAAAAGGGCGATTACGAGCTGACCTCAAAATCCCACAACCTTGCGCCCATCATTGACAATGTACTTGAAAACCTGGCGGGTATGCTAAAACATTATAAAATCAGTGCGCATACCTCAGTGGATAAAACCTTTACCTTTTATGGTGATGCTGATCTCACATTTGCCTTATTAATGCATTTAACAAAAAATGCCATCGAAGCATCGAGTAAACGGCCCAGTATCAATATTAATAGCAGTGAAAGTGAAGACTTCATCGTTATTACGATTCATAACTCAGACACGGTACCACACCAAGTACGAACCCAGTTTTTTGAAAAGTTTGTTAGCTATGGGAAACCTGATCACTTAGGGATGGGTACCTATGCAGCAAGACGGCTTTGTGAAGCACAAGGGGGAACTGTCGCATTTAGAACAGATGAGGGCTTAGGCACCGAGGTTTTTGTTCACCTACCTATAAAAAAATAA